GGCTGGGGGTCTTCCGGCCCGAGGAGGTCGGTCCGATCTCCGTGCAGGCGCCGAACGGGGTGGTGGACATCGTGGTCGAGGGCGACGCCGAGGCGGTCGAGACGGCGAGACGCTACCTCTCCTACTTCCAAGGACCGGTCCAGGACTGGACCTGCGCCGACCAGCGGGAGCTGCGCTCGGTCGTCCCGGAGAACCGGATGCGCACCTACGACGTGCGGCGGGTCATCGAGCTCCTGTCCGACGAGGGGACGGTCCTCGAGCTGCGGCGCGCCTTCGGACAGGGCATCGTGACCTCCCTCGTCCGGATCGAGGGCCGGGCGCTCGGCGTGATCGCGAACGACCCGTCCCACCTGGCGGGGGCGATCGACGCGGACGGGGCGGACAAGGCCGCCCGCTTCATGCAGCTCTGCGACGCCTTCGACCTCCCCATCCTGTTCCTGTGCGACACCCCGGGGATCATGGTCGGCCCCGAAGCGGAGCGCACCGGGCTCGTACGCCACGTCAGCCGGCTCTTCGTCACCGGCGCCAGCCTGACCGTCCCGCTCTTCACGATCGTGCTCCGCAAGGCGTACGGACTCGGAGCCCAGACGATGGCGGGCGGGAGCTTCAAGGCGCCGTTCTTCGGGGTGGCCTGGCCCACCGGTGAGTTCGGGGGGATGGGGCTCGAGGGAGCGGTGAAGCTCGGGTTCCGGCGCGAGCTCGAGGCGGTGGAGGACCCCGGGGAGCGGCAGGCGCTCTTCGATCGGATGGTCGCGGCGGCCTACGAGCACGGGAAGGCGCTCAACACCGCGACGCACTTCGAGATCGACGACGTGATCGATCCGGCCGAATCGCGGACGCGCGTGGTGGAGGCCCTCCGGTCGGTCCCCCCGCCCCCGCCGCGCACCGGCAAGAAGCGTCCCTGCGTGGACACGTGGTGACCCGCGGCGGGCCGCGCGAGGTCCGATAGCATCGACCTGCCCATGCGTCCTCGCCTCCCGATGCTCGCCCTGGTCCTGTTGGCCGCCCTTCCGGCCACCCCATCTGCCGCCGTCGCCGGCCTGCAGGTCGATGGCCCGCTCACCTTCCACGCCGCC
This is a stretch of genomic DNA from Actinomycetota bacterium. It encodes these proteins:
- a CDS encoding carboxyl transferase domain-containing protein, whose amino-acid sequence is LGVFRPEEVGPISVQAPNGVVDIVVEGDAEAVETARRYLSYFQGPVQDWTCADQRELRSVVPENRMRTYDVRRVIELLSDEGTVLELRRAFGQGIVTSLVRIEGRALGVIANDPSHLAGAIDADGADKAARFMQLCDAFDLPILFLCDTPGIMVGPEAERTGLVRHVSRLFVTGASLTVPLFTIVLRKAYGLGAQTMAGGSFKAPFFGVAWPTGEFGGMGLEGAVKLGFRRELEAVEDPGERQALFDRMVAAAYEHGKALNTATHFEIDDVIDPAESRTRVVEALRSVPPPPPRTGKKRPCVDTW